Part of the Triticum urartu cultivar G1812 chromosome 2, Tu2.1, whole genome shotgun sequence genome, tcccctaTGGCGCATGCCCCCCTATggccgacctcctcctcccccctccacagtttagccaccccaaagcacaacacacaatctcttagccgtgtgtggtgccccctccatagtttaccacctcgatcatatcatcgtagtgcttaggcgaagccctgcgccggtaaactcatcatcaccgtcgccacaccatcatgctgatggaactctccctcgtcctcaactgtaTCAAgcgctcgagggacgtcatcgtgctgaacgtgtgctgaacacgtttggttggatcatgaagacgttcgactacatcaaccgcgttactaaacgcttccgcttttggtctacataggtacgtagacacactctcccggtctcgttgctatgcatctcctagatagatcttgcgtgatcgtaggaattttttgaaatactgcgttccccaacaataatgTCGGCTGAAAACCTAGGTGAtatttaagcttatttatgcaaacaagagcaaaagagttcgtaaaagtttttctttttcactttcagtttatcaactgaattgcttgaggacaagcaaaatttaagcttgggggagtagatacatctccaacgtatctacttttcctaatgctttttgagggagtcctagattagggggtctccggacagccgggctatatcctttggccggactgttggactatgaagatacaagattgaagacttcatctcatgtccggatgggactttacttggcgtggaaggcaagctaggaaatacggatgtgtatatcttctcctttgtaaccgaccttgtgtaaccctaaccccctccggtgtctatataaatcaaagggttttagtccataggacaacatacaatcataccataggctagcttctagggtttagcctctttgatctcgtggtagatcaactcttataatactcatatcatcaagaacaatcaagcaggacgtagggtgttacctccatcaagagggcccgaacctgggtaaacatcgtgtcccttgcctcctgttaccatccgccttagacgcacagttcgggaccccctacccgagatccgccggttttgacaccgacattggtgctttcattgagagttccactgtgtcgtcgtcATAAGGAATATGGCTCCcctcgttgtcaaggacaacatcacctatGGGGGAGCCCTgactgtaggccaaactctccgactaggcggcttcgtcatgaccgcccgctcggccgctatgccgacgatgacctctcgggtcgtcgaaaatagcctccacattagctcaaaatttgccgagcagatggatccaatggagctctcctctttgaacgagatCTTGGATCGTATTGCCGctctgggagtcactacggactacgatcggatcgggcttaaacccgaccaaagggagattaactctccgccggtcacccatcagatagcggtggtggaggagcaatgtggcgattctccctctatctTGAGGATAAACTAtatccggattcccgagctctccaaACAGGATACTCACTCACGGGAGGACACCGCCCTAACCCTGAATCCAGAATCAGGCCGCATACCGAACCCAcagggcaacatcccggagcccgaacttccaagatcagAAACTCCCCTGCCCAGGGAtcacagattgggtcaaggtctggacttaaatccacccacccacccagatacaaacgatctttcccacattaggcaagcgccccaagagacagtacatcactattgggccagattcctccttgtaatgaacaaggtcaaggactgtcgcgaggaagatgcaatttcattctcttgcaacaattgcacggacaagggagtcctcaatgccataagtcgccatgacgtagcacacttcgctgacttggtggccatagtacggaaatactgtgtgatggaaagtgtctggaaaacccaaacgcaattttgggataatccggctctgacaaaacccccagtccgaactaaaagggtgcactctcataagtcgcccgactcaattacaaagaagcaaaagcccactacagggcgtggaaccgtattggagggatggctcaacgggccctgcaaaatccaCAGTATAGCGGATACCATctcaacacacagccttagagcatgttgggtactctggcaggtggccaaaagtggtgaggatcttctcacccaaaatacctcagagcaccttcccacggataacaacacagtattaacggtcttcgagaccttcgcctcaaataataggcgtaagtgagcactccgcagccttgccgaagtctgccacgtgacagcaataaatccatggagcgacacggctatcaccttcaatgccagtgacgaacctaaattccgaacagcccgagcaccagccgatttggtcctcagtccaattgtggacggctttcggctcactaaggtgctcatggatggcggcaacGGATTAAACCTCGtttatgaggaaactctccaaaaaatggaaatagacagcaaccgtattgagcaaagcagtacgaccttccgaggaatcatccctagtcgggaggtaCGTTGCGCTGgaaaaatcacacttgatgtggtattcggcactccggagaattacaggtccgaagaaattacattccaagtggccccgttcagtagcggataccacgcccttctagggcgggaggcattcatgatttttcaagccatgccctattacgggtacatgaagctcaaaatgcccggacctaagggaattatcactctagctagtgatcctgacatagcactccgcgctgagaacaaaacagccgcactagccctcgaggcattatccgaagcccttgtggcagaggagttaaccgcgctgcactccacggtggacagggacgacgtgatactagacaaaagatccaagtccacctcctttaaaccaacGGACAAAATAgttaaattccaagtccatccaacggaccctaccaaaacagcatccattggggcacagttagACCCCACTGTAGACGCTGCACTACGAGAGtttctgcgcgagaattgggatatattcgcctggcatccttcagacatgccaggaatcccacgcagattggccgagcatagccttaatattctaaaaggattcaagccggtcaagcagactcttcggcgtttctctgaacctaagcgacaagccatgggagaagagttggccaagctactggaagccggattcattaaagaaataaaacatccggattggctagcaaacctggtgatggtaccaaagaaggacaaatcctggtgcctatgtgtcgacttcaaaaaccttaataaggcttgcccaaaggatcccttcccactccctcgcatcgatcaaatcatcgacgctaccgcaggacacgaatcATTATGCTTCCTCAACACATACTACGATTGccaccagattaagatggcggagtctgatcaagccgcaatggcatttataacgccatacggccccttctgctttaacacaatgcccttcgggctcaaaaacgccggcgcaacatatcagcgcatgatccagacatgtctggaaaagcagatcggtaagactgtggaggcatatgtagacgatgtggtcattaaaactaGACACGTTGACTCTTTAATAGAcaacttgaggctcacgttcactaatctccgaacatacgacattaagctcaatccgaaaaaatgcgttttcggcgttctcgccggaaagctcctgggcttcatcgtctccagtagaggtgaagcaaatccggctaaaatccgagctctgtcacagttggctatcccaactgacctcaagcaaatccagaaattgactggatgcgtggcggctttaagccgctttatctctcgattaggagaaaagacacttcccctttatcgccttcttcggcgcaccgaacacttcgagtggacggacacAGCCACCaccagattggaagaaataaaagccatcctggccaccaacccaatcctggccgagCCAACTGTTGGCGAACCAATACTATTATATATAGcagcaactcaccaagttgtaagcgcagtgctcgtcgtcgaacgagagatagacggacataaattcccacttcaaaagccggtatattatgtatccaccgtcctcactccatgcaaatcacggtacccacattaccaaaagatagcatacgcggtatttatggATCCAGGAAATTACGActctactttcaagagtgttcgattacggtggcctccgaagtaccactcaatgacataataaacaaccgcgatgccacgggctggattgccaagtgggccatcgagctcctcccattcgacataacatataagccacgatgagccattaagtcgcaagtactggccgatttcatagccgaatggacagaagccgaactccctaaagagtacgacgcaaactccaattggatcatgcacttcgacggctctaaaatgctggctggtctgggggctggcgtcgtcttgacgtcccccaccggagacaCGGTGCAATACgtgctccaaatactatatacagactccaataacgcagtcgaatacgaggccctattacacggcctccggatggcaatctccatgggcatccaacgcctagaggtgcgttggggactcaaacctcgcaatatcccaaataaatggagatttcgatgccaaggatccgaaaatggcggcatatcgcaacgccgtcctcaaaatgtcagcccgattcgaggggcttgaattccaccatgtggctcgggaaaacaaccaaACGACGGACATCCTAgcccgtatcggcgctaaacgcgaccctgtcccactGAACATCTTCCTGAAAAGAATGTTtaaaccatccgtggtatgggaaggggacaccggcaaaaatagtccagacccggccacaaccccagatgtcgaacactctgacataatcggaggctctgccaccgaaataacaccttcagcccacgtgataatggtcgtcatcgccccatggacagaaccattcctggcctacctaaccagacaggaattacccgaggaccaaaacgaggcccgctgcatagtgcagcgatctaaaggtgcatctccgaagaggaagggcggaagcttttggcagaaatccatgccggactcggcggccaccacgccgcagcgccgggcccttgtaagcaaggccttccgtacaaatttttattggccgacggcccgggcagatgcacatcATCTGGTACAGCATtgtgtcggttgccagctttttgcaaaccaaagccacatgccacctaccgccctccaaacaatccccattacttgtccctttgcagtctgggggctcgatatggtcggacccctcaaaggggaacccataagagaaaatacttactggtcatggtggataaattcaccaaatggatagaagccaaacatgtcaaaacggctgaatccggaccggtgatagacttcatatccggggttgcacaccgttatggcgtcccccacaacatcatcactgacaacggcacgaactttacagcctacgaggtgaaactttggtacagtaacatgggcatcaagctcgattatgcttctgtctatcatccgcaaactaacggtcaagtcgaacgaacgaatggtcttatcatgagcggcattaaacctagattagTCCGATCTTTAAAGGAATCAGACActcattgggtagaggagcttgactccgtactatgggggttgcggaccacgccgaatcgcactaccggatacacaccgttttttatggtgtatggcgctgaggcggtgctgccttgcgacataattcatgactcacctcgagtgcgcatgtacgcaGCAAGAGAGGCTGAGCTCGATcagcaggacagtttggatgccctggaggaggagtgcgacgtggcaaaagcccgttccgcattctatcagcaacaggctcgaaggtatcaaagcagagaagcgcgggccaaaacctataacgttggcgaactagttgtacgcctgccggagaagaaaaagaataagctcaagcccaaatgggaaggtcccttcattatcgaccaggttctgaccggtggagcgtactgtctgcgggatgcatcgaataatcgactcgagccaaacccatggaacgcagccagactccgaaaattctacgcctagcgccggactctatgttcgtctccttaccttcATGAATTTTTTGCACAcctattttttctctcttttctcttcaaGGTCCTAAGGGGCTATATTTGTGTCTTGGTCACACAATCTTgatgcgctaaccgcgctcaatATAACTAGGGGCTTCgtatacagaagcttaatctaaTAACCTTTCCGGGCTgtatgccccgcacatgtgttattcttccgcatgtatcttttttcgccattatatgcatcaatatgacttaagttttggccaagctgggttgcctggctcttgtatttatgccctacgttcccgttaattcggctagggcataaggggagcacctctgcgattgttactgccgggtcagccggatgtgtacctcagactgggtgaagccgaaagctagcgttcttaagggaatatttggtcggtgaataaaagatgactttcatttaaattactacacgcccccagatgtttttaaCCTGCGtctcacagttcggacatgcacattagggcatgcgtacccaaggaaaggaaccctcaacagaactattctccctggaagatgtttcttactatccatgtaatataacataactagttgggtacttgtctgttcaagcacttatgacccctacgcctggtttccatgcatatcccggtttttatataaccgagtgggtatttggatacactccggactatcgggttcagaggttgaagcgaaaaggtccgccatgacaaatgatttacaatccggctagggacattacatatgtcacttgaagtacacagtcactaagactgattaaattcttcttctataccatccaacaggttgtctagcctacaatcctattgggaatactttgcggctaattttatttgatcatacactaaactgacggggatctcttttccatcgggccccacaggtccgacctcggccatgtagtttgggtcagccttggtatatcgtgtcttcaccatagcccaggcttccttTGCatcttgtcggcaggctgatatcttccataattggaagcgccgccgcgctcccttgagcttctctataagctcccccatgcctcctggcggggacgcggagggccacaaggcttgggcaatactctgcatcacctgccgaacttgttcgtgcagttgtgagagctctggtagaagatcacccgaagacccgggcatctcctccacgggatgacccgtcagcatacctgcaacATAACGCTGATTAGcaggcttcttcgccgaactcttttaaaaagttcgttcaagcacttactaaaaatgccgcgctgaagccgtttattctccttcacggagtccgcaagctgggctcggacatccttcagttccacgcccagccgggtattggcatcttgaagatcatttttctcctgcctgactcgcgtCAGCACGCACTCGCCAGCATTTCGTTATCGATCATCACGTGCCGTATCCGCctccacggcctccggattcactccggggccacctgcaacatctattgttaggtgtgcatacatgtcgcatactacctggtaccgatattctttgcaatagacaaaagagttatcagggggaccctttttggactccttcaatgcggcaacagcggcttccagctgggccttgcactcatccagctcttgagacagttGGGAATTCTTCTCTGCAAGAACCTGCGCAAATAATGATTcttaaatcagttgcgtcaactgtttcaagtctcaggggctactgatacatataatcgtcagatttgcttacccgtacatcccttacatacggatccgtggctctggctagaccattttgagcagcacggaggtacgcgtctccagaattgaaggcatcaaatgcctctagtgagaagcaagcgtcgcagagtacggcccggcgacgcctatgattcatagCGCTCTCCACTTCTAAATTTGTAGCagatagtctatccgcatcctctgtaggaggagcatccggcgtccgccccatgttggcttccgcctctatgtccggccctgaaGCCCAACTGATGGAGGCGTGAacggcagcctctccggatatactCCGGTGAGCATTTTTTCTATTAAAAAAGTATGAACATCATTATAGTTTGAAAAGTTTATGTATTCAtcgtgttaatgctttgttctggtcgAAGCGGTGTTTCCGTCGTAGTCGCCATCACGGCGCAGCAACGATCGACGCTCCCTTCTCTCGCCTCCGTCACAAGTGCCGTGACGCGGAAGGACCTGTCCGCTGCACTGCATGCGCACGTCGGTTTCAGATTTCAGACGCGGTCGGAGGTCGCTAAGCGCTGTGCCAAATGGCAGATGAAGCTGTCATGCGTGTGTGTGTCGGTGCGGGCGAATTTTTCAGGCTAATAAACTTGCTACTAATGCGCAGCTCAGCCACCTGCCGACCTCCAATGATGCTGCCTGTTTGCCACACGATCCTTAGTCTCAGTCGACCTGCTAATGCTAGGCTGTGACACTGGTCGTGCTCTTGCCCTTTGCACGGAGCTGAGCGTGACGCGCTGCCAAATTCCGTTTCacacgtacgtacgtacgtacgtgcgTTGGCCTGTCACTCTCCATCTCTAGCTCAAGAAATCATTGTACATTCCTCTTTTGCATGGCACCATCCTCAACCAAACATCAACACGTACGTGTACACAGCAATGCGGACACTGAGATGCATGCAGTTGTAGGGAAACTCTGCTTTTACAAGTAGACTCTGCTCGCCCGACGTACAGATTGCCAAATGAGAAACAAATTTGATACTCAGGGGTAAATAGAACAGCTTATAATACGATGTATAAAAAAGTAGTAGCATTATTCTGCACAGATTCAGAAAAAACAGGGTAAGGAAATTGGTGATAATTATACACTATCATATCATGGTTGTTGCTACCCTACAAGATTTACTCCTGCAAATAATTAAGAGCGCTCGACGTCGCTCTCAGCGTCGCCCCGGCGAGACGACGTGCGTCCGCGTCACTCACACGTCGACGGTGCAGTAGGACGGCTGCGTGAACTTGAGCGTGACTGCCTGCTTGCCGCCCGCCGTGGCGCTCATGGCGAAGGCGCCGCCGGCGTTGCCGCCGCTGGCGGAGAGCAGCGCGGGGCAGTTGACGAAGATGTGGTAGCCGCCGGAGACCCAGCTGCCGACCTTCCACTTGACGCGGCCGTCCACCTTCACGTGCAGCAGCACGTACCCGGCGGCGATGTCCTGCTTCATGGCGTCCGCCACGTAGGGCGCCACCGGCACCGAGTCCCCGGACATCACCGGCGACCACACCGACTGGTCCTTGTGCCCCTGGTAGATCGCCGGCAGCGACACCGGCACCGTCACCGGCTCGTCGCGGTACGTGGTGAAGGCGTGCAGGGGCTTGTAGTAGATGCCCACCCGGTCGTTCGGGTTCCGGGACGCGATGGTCACCTGCGTCAGATATATACCAGAGCAAACACTGTTTCAGATACTCACTATGTAGTATGAAATGTACTTTATTTCGTGATGACAAAATTGGATAGCTGACTACGATCCAG contains:
- the LOC125538189 gene encoding NDR1/HIN1-like protein 12, encoding MSKGKVHHDWILRRCCGSVAACILTLAVLVGFVALVIYLALHPSKPSFYLQDIQLRSIDLADPALSLDVQVTIASRNPNDRVGIYYKPLHAFTTYRDEPVTVPVSLPAIYQGHKDQSVWSPVMSGDSVPVAPYVADAMKQDIAAGYVLLHVKVDGRVKWKVGSWVSGGYHIFVNCPALLSASGGNAGGAFAMSATAGGKQAVTLKFTQPSYCTVDV